The Spirochaetota bacterium genome includes a region encoding these proteins:
- a CDS encoding N-acetyltransferase — protein sequence MKIIDMNESHTGDYFHCLEEWSSDMREAGGRKSSWYARMKEKGLRVKLAADDDGTVCGMIHYAPIEHTYVRGEGLFFIYCVWVHGHKEGRGNLQGHGYGSALLEAAEEDARSMGARGIAAWGLALPFWMKASWFKKHGYKKADRDGIAALMWKPFTEDARLPEWIRMKKKPELVPGKVAVTAFVNGWCPAQNTTYERAKRASREFGDRVVFREFDTLDRTVIEEWGLVDAVFIDGKNIGSGPPPAYERIRKKIERRVRRLGG from the coding sequence ATGAAAATAATCGACATGAACGAATCGCACACCGGCGACTACTTTCACTGCCTTGAGGAATGGTCGTCCGATATGCGGGAAGCAGGCGGGCGCAAGTCCTCGTGGTACGCGCGCATGAAGGAAAAAGGGCTCCGCGTCAAGCTCGCCGCCGATGACGACGGAACGGTCTGCGGCATGATCCACTATGCGCCCATCGAGCACACGTATGTGCGGGGGGAGGGGCTCTTCTTCATTTACTGCGTCTGGGTGCACGGGCATAAAGAGGGCAGGGGGAACCTTCAAGGTCACGGGTACGGCAGCGCGCTCCTTGAAGCGGCGGAGGAAGACGCGCGGTCCATGGGCGCGCGCGGCATCGCGGCGTGGGGCCTCGCGCTTCCGTTCTGGATGAAGGCGTCGTGGTTCAAAAAGCACGGGTATAAAAAAGCGGACCGGGACGGGATCGCGGCGCTCATGTGGAAGCCCTTCACGGAAGACGCGCGTCTCCCGGAATGGATCAGGATGAAGAAGAAACCGGAGCTCGTGCCGGGGAAGGTCGCGGTGACGGCATTCGTGAACGGCTGGTGCCCGGCGCAGAACACGACATATGAGAGGGCGAAGCGGGCGTCGCGGGAGTTTGGCGACCGCGTGGTGTTCCGCGAGTTCGATACGCTGGACAGGACGGTCATCGAGGAATGGGGGCTGGTCGACGCGGTGTTCATCGACGGTAAGAATATCGGCAGCGGGCCGCCGCCGGCCTATGAGCGCATCAGGAAAAAGATTGAGCGCAGGGTGAGGAGGCTGGGGGGGTGA
- the def gene encoding peptide deformylase: protein MKKERIVTFGTPVLREKAEPVRAFHKKLHAFIDAMKFTLMNTGDAAALAAPQVSVARRITVINYLGEYHEMVNPEILERTGGVVEYEGCLSFPGFSGKVKRFETVKVKFQDRHGREHVIERSGRMARCIQHEVDHLDGVLYIDRMQDEFVINDDKKTKLAVKDLLKLYSAGAGAGGGGGGVS, encoded by the coding sequence ATGAAAAAGGAGCGCATCGTCACGTTCGGCACCCCGGTGTTGCGCGAAAAGGCGGAACCGGTAAGGGCGTTTCACAAGAAGCTGCACGCGTTTATCGACGCGATGAAGTTCACGCTCATGAACACGGGCGACGCGGCGGCGCTCGCCGCCCCGCAGGTTTCGGTCGCGCGCAGGATCACGGTGATCAACTACCTGGGCGAGTACCACGAGATGGTCAATCCCGAGATACTGGAGCGCACGGGCGGGGTCGTGGAGTACGAGGGCTGCCTCTCGTTTCCAGGGTTCTCGGGAAAGGTGAAGCGGTTTGAAACCGTGAAGGTGAAGTTCCAGGACCGCCACGGCAGGGAGCACGTCATCGAGCGCTCGGGGCGCATGGCCCGCTGCATACAGCACGAGGTGGACCACCTGGACGGCGTGCTCTACATCGACAGGATGCAGGACGAGTTCGTCATCAACGACGACAAGAAGACGAAGCTCGCGGTGAAGGATCTGCTTAAACTTTATTCCGCAGGCGCAGGCGCAGGGGGTGGGGGAGGTGGAGTCTCCTAA
- a CDS encoding cell division protein — MIPALSDLDTIKLGGNAKTRTLEGLAAHPGRSFAELLDSGLDGEEAPAVEEAPRMNARDGKTVDKKLMNVCIEMESIFVARMLKEMKKTVPKGEILHGGYAEEVFEDMLYDEYSMSVSKTSNLGLAKMLYSQLSNR; from the coding sequence ATGATTCCCGCGCTCAGCGACCTGGATACGATCAAGCTTGGCGGCAATGCGAAGACGCGCACCCTCGAGGGGCTTGCCGCCCACCCCGGGCGCTCGTTCGCCGAACTGCTCGATTCCGGGCTCGACGGGGAAGAGGCGCCCGCGGTCGAGGAAGCCCCGCGCATGAACGCGCGCGATGGGAAAACGGTTGACAAAAAGCTCATGAACGTATGCATCGAGATGGAGTCCATCTTTGTGGCGCGCATGCTCAAGGAAATGAAGAAGACCGTTCCCAAGGGCGAAATCCTCCACGGCGGCTACGCCGAGGAGGTGTTCGAGGACATGCTGTACGACGAGTACTCGATGTCGGTGTCCAAGACCTCGAACCTGGGCCTCGCGAAGATGCTCTATTCCCAGTTAAGTAACAGGTAA
- a CDS encoding flagellar basal body P-ring protein FlgI: MRRITALAALMIALLAVPVLAEVKVKVGDLAYIDGLKENQLHGFGLVVGLQGTGDSKSVLTESSLRNFLKNLGMQEDEAFSTKNTAAVLVTAKLPGFARVGDKIAVSVSSMGDAKSLEGGTLLQSQLRGADDRTYAVAQGPLTFDDAGKGKRAVKTAARIPSGAIIEREIEPEVVVDGAISLILKNWDYSEANQVIKEIEDRFPDSKPEITKGGKIRVVAPADMGLAEFIAGVEAIEITPGAKAYVVVNEHDGTIVMGGEVKLSEALVSREGVIIKIEGKKAKKGSVAHIKESSSVKDLVDSLNMIGASTRDIIAILKALKDAGALHAELVIK; encoded by the coding sequence ATGCGGCGCATAACGGCACTGGCGGCGCTCATGATCGCCCTTCTCGCGGTACCGGTCCTGGCCGAGGTGAAGGTCAAGGTGGGCGACCTCGCGTATATCGACGGCCTCAAGGAAAACCAGTTGCACGGGTTCGGGCTCGTGGTGGGCCTGCAGGGGACGGGCGATTCGAAGTCGGTGCTCACGGAGTCCTCGCTCAGGAATTTCCTGAAAAACCTGGGCATGCAGGAGGACGAGGCCTTCAGCACGAAAAATACGGCAGCGGTACTCGTCACCGCGAAGCTTCCCGGCTTCGCGCGCGTGGGTGACAAGATCGCGGTGAGCGTGTCCTCGATGGGGGACGCCAAGTCGCTCGAGGGCGGGACGCTGCTCCAGTCCCAACTGCGCGGCGCCGACGACAGGACCTATGCCGTTGCTCAGGGTCCGCTCACATTCGACGATGCGGGCAAGGGAAAGCGGGCTGTGAAGACCGCCGCGCGCATCCCGTCCGGGGCGATAATCGAGCGTGAGATCGAGCCGGAGGTCGTCGTTGACGGCGCCATCTCCCTTATTCTTAAAAACTGGGACTACTCCGAGGCGAACCAGGTCATCAAGGAGATCGAGGACCGGTTTCCGGACTCGAAGCCCGAGATCACGAAGGGCGGGAAGATACGCGTTGTCGCCCCCGCGGACATGGGGCTCGCGGAATTCATCGCGGGCGTCGAGGCGATCGAGATCACGCCGGGCGCGAAGGCGTACGTGGTGGTAAACGAGCACGACGGCACGATCGTAATGGGGGGCGAGGTGAAGCTCTCCGAGGCCCTGGTGAGCAGGGAGGGCGTGATTATCAAGATAGAAGGCAAGAAGGCGAAGAAGGGCAGCGTCGCGCATATAAAGGAAAGCTCATCGGTGAAGGACCTGGTCGATTCGCTCAACATGATAGGCGCATCGACGCGCGACATCATCGCCATTTTGAAGGCGCTCAAGGACGCCGGCGCGCTCCACGCCGAGCTCGTCATAAAGTGA
- the flgG gene encoding flagellar basal-body rod protein FlgG, with protein sequence MMRSLWTAASGMVSQQFNIDTISNNLSNVNTFGYKRMRSEFEDLIYQTVLMAGTPATEFSEVPTGIQVGHGVKTSATQKMFSQGSLQSTENKTDLALEGEGFFKILLYDGTPAFTRDGSFKIDSNRQLVTSNGYMLEPPVVLPENFIMDTLSISQDGRVSVKLVGEDDPVEVGQLEIFRFVNPAGLQNIGGNLAKTTPASGEEIAGQPGVNGMAKTHQGFLEMSNVKVVEEMVNMIVAQRAYEINSKAIQTSDNMLATAIGLKR encoded by the coding sequence ATGATGCGATCACTCTGGACGGCGGCGTCGGGCATGGTGAGCCAGCAGTTCAATATAGATACGATTTCCAACAACCTGTCCAACGTCAACACCTTCGGCTACAAGCGCATGAGGTCGGAGTTCGAGGATCTCATCTACCAGACCGTGCTCATGGCCGGGACCCCGGCGACCGAATTCTCGGAGGTGCCCACGGGCATCCAGGTGGGGCATGGGGTGAAGACCTCGGCGACCCAGAAGATGTTCTCCCAGGGGAGCCTCCAGTCGACCGAAAACAAGACCGACCTCGCCCTCGAGGGGGAGGGCTTCTTCAAGATACTGCTCTATGACGGTACCCCCGCGTTCACGCGCGACGGCTCCTTCAAGATAGACTCCAACCGCCAGTTGGTGACCTCGAACGGGTACATGCTCGAGCCGCCCGTCGTGCTCCCGGAAAACTTCATCATGGACACGCTCTCGATAAGCCAGGACGGCCGGGTGAGCGTGAAGCTCGTGGGTGAGGACGATCCGGTGGAGGTGGGCCAGCTCGAAATATTCAGGTTCGTGAACCCGGCCGGCCTCCAGAATATCGGCGGAAACCTCGCCAAGACCACCCCGGCCTCCGGCGAAGAGATAGCCGGGCAGCCGGGCGTGAACGGCATGGCGAAGACCCACCAGGGATTCCTGGAAATGTCCAACGTAAAGGTCGTGGAAGAAATGGTGAACATGATCGTGGCGCAGCGCGCCTACGAGATCAACTCCAAGGCGATCCAGACCTCCGACAACATGCTCGCGACGGCCATAGGATTGAAGCGGTAA
- a CDS encoding nucleoside monophosphate kinase: MKIVLMGPPACGKGTQARMLTEKFGLAHISSGDILRGEVARGTEFGLQIKQFMDRGEIGPAALITDAVIAHIGAHCPDGFVLDGFPRTVYQAWELMKEHEIDAAFLIDVSAEEVMRRITGRRVCSGCGRIFNIHRGAPASGKCESCGGALARRDDDNEETARNRLDVYTRETLPVADFYTSGGTLRKIPGERGPEEIFAEILALIG; the protein is encoded by the coding sequence TTGAAGATAGTACTCATGGGACCGCCCGCGTGCGGCAAGGGAACACAGGCGAGGATGCTTACTGAAAAGTTCGGCCTCGCGCACATTTCATCGGGGGACATCCTCCGCGGCGAGGTCGCGCGCGGCACCGAGTTCGGCCTTCAGATAAAGCAGTTCATGGACCGGGGCGAGATCGGTCCGGCCGCGCTCATCACCGACGCGGTGATCGCGCATATCGGCGCGCACTGTCCCGACGGATTCGTCCTGGACGGCTTTCCCCGTACCGTGTACCAGGCCTGGGAGCTCATGAAGGAGCACGAGATCGACGCCGCGTTCCTCATCGACGTGAGCGCGGAGGAGGTCATGCGCCGCATCACCGGGAGGCGCGTGTGTTCAGGGTGCGGGCGCATTTTCAACATTCACCGCGGCGCGCCCGCGTCCGGGAAATGCGAATCGTGCGGCGGCGCGCTCGCGCGGCGCGACGACGACAACGAGGAGACCGCCCGCAACCGCCTCGATGTCTACACGCGCGAGACCCTTCCGGTCGCGGACTTCTACACGTCGGGGGGCACCCTCCGGAAAATTCCGGGCGAGCGCGGCCCCGAAGAAATTTTTGCGGAAATTCTTGCGCTTATCGGTTGA
- a CDS encoding zinc ABC transporter substrate-binding protein, whose amino-acid sequence MCIGAPAFAGKTSVVTTYPWIASITEYIGKDRVSVFPLARADYDPHTIIPKPSYIAKLRGADLLIMNGAQLEIGWLPPLIRQANNPVVFPGERGFLDLSATVTLLDPRDSVSRAEGDIHPEGNPHFALDPYNIPVIAKAIAARLAELDGDNAAYYEANLAEFAAAWSARLAGWDARLSKLKGVKVIEYHRLFDYLLNRYGVVVVATIEPLPGIPPASRHIAMLEARLAADGVWGILQDVYHPDDASALLSAKFGLRLIVLPHDAGAVDGTGDIFALFEEITRRLAQ is encoded by the coding sequence ATGTGTATCGGCGCCCCCGCCTTCGCGGGAAAAACGAGCGTCGTCACGACGTACCCGTGGATCGCGAGCATCACCGAATACATAGGAAAGGACCGGGTGTCGGTATTCCCGCTCGCGCGCGCCGATTACGACCCGCACACGATAATACCCAAGCCCTCCTACATCGCGAAGCTCCGCGGCGCCGATCTCCTCATCATGAACGGCGCGCAGCTCGAGATCGGCTGGCTCCCGCCGCTCATCCGCCAGGCGAACAACCCCGTGGTCTTCCCAGGCGAGCGCGGATTCCTGGATCTTTCCGCGACCGTCACGCTTCTGGACCCGCGCGACAGCGTCTCCCGCGCCGAGGGAGACATCCACCCGGAGGGGAACCCGCACTTCGCCCTGGACCCGTACAACATACCCGTGATCGCGAAGGCAATCGCCGCGCGGCTCGCCGAGCTTGACGGGGACAACGCCGCGTATTACGAGGCGAACCTCGCCGAATTCGCGGCCGCGTGGAGCGCGCGCCTGGCCGGCTGGGACGCGAGGCTCTCGAAGCTCAAGGGCGTGAAGGTGATCGAGTATCATCGCCTGTTCGACTACCTGCTGAACCGCTACGGCGTCGTCGTCGTCGCGACTATAGAACCGCTCCCGGGTATCCCCCCCGCGTCGCGGCACATCGCGATGCTCGAAGCGCGCCTGGCCGCGGACGGGGTGTGGGGAATTTTGCAGGACGTCTATCATCCGGACGACGCGTCCGCGCTCCTCTCGGCGAAATTCGGGTTGCGTCTCATCGTGCTCCCGCACGACGCGGGCGCGGTCGACGGCACCGGCGACATCTTCGCCCTGTTCGAAGAAATCACGAGGAGGCTCGCGCAATGA
- a CDS encoding metal ABC transporter permease has product MIDILLTAFLLSVVLVGIHSFYGLEIIKRGIIFTDLAIGQAAALGAAASLFFLDGAYLYPVSLFFALSAGLAIALGSRRSQHLEAFIGLMYAFSLSAVYILLSRSPHGMEEFQRLMASDILFTPLREVLVTALIYSGIGLFLFLFYRKARGFARDAIFFVTFAVTVTSSVRLAGVLIVFALLVSPALIAGMTKKGNALVRAWTIGTAVNIAAIAASYEFDLPTGYTLVCAHAFLALCVSLIVKR; this is encoded by the coding sequence ATGATCGACATACTGCTCACCGCATTCCTTCTTTCCGTGGTGCTCGTGGGAATACATTCCTTTTACGGGCTGGAAATCATAAAGCGGGGAATCATCTTCACCGATCTCGCCATAGGCCAGGCGGCGGCGCTGGGCGCCGCGGCCTCCCTGTTTTTCCTGGACGGGGCGTACCTCTATCCCGTGTCGCTGTTCTTCGCCCTTTCGGCGGGTCTCGCCATCGCCCTGGGATCGCGAAGGTCCCAACACCTGGAGGCGTTCATAGGCCTCATGTATGCGTTCTCGCTCTCGGCGGTATACATCCTGCTCTCGCGGTCCCCGCACGGCATGGAGGAGTTTCAGCGCCTCATGGCCTCGGATATACTCTTCACCCCCCTGCGCGAGGTGCTCGTCACCGCGCTCATCTACTCCGGAATAGGGCTCTTCCTGTTTCTCTTCTACCGTAAGGCCCGGGGGTTCGCCCGGGACGCCATCTTCTTCGTCACGTTCGCGGTGACGGTGACGAGCTCGGTGCGCCTCGCGGGCGTGCTCATCGTGTTCGCGCTCCTGGTCTCCCCGGCCCTCATCGCCGGCATGACGAAGAAGGGAAACGCGCTCGTCAGGGCGTGGACAATAGGGACGGCGGTGAACATCGCGGCAATCGCCGCCTCCTACGAATTCGATCTTCCCACGGGGTATACGCTCGTGTGCGCACACGCCTTCCTCGCGCTGTGCGTCTCGCTCATCGTGAAGCGATAG
- a CDS encoding tRNA threonylcarbamoyladenosine dehydratase, which produces MHQLYKSILHRSELVLGPEAMARVTGARVAVFGVGGVGSWCAEALARTGIRAITIVDSDIICPTNINRQSQATALNLGKSKVEEMRDRLLAINPDANITARHIAYGESTSGEFDLASFDYVIDAIDSLTNKILLLENCLAAGVTVYSSMGAGARSDASKIRTELITNTKNCPLARRVRKMLRDRTLTTDIVCVYSDELPVPPAVETMCGSGECACVHDRASFCETNDAGAVDWCGMKKQVNGALVHITAIFGLMLAGLVIADAGRTEQNAVCPTRSPD; this is translated from the coding sequence ATGCATCAGCTTTATAAATCCATCCTGCACCGTAGCGAGCTCGTCCTGGGGCCGGAGGCGATGGCGCGTGTCACCGGCGCGCGGGTCGCCGTGTTCGGCGTGGGGGGCGTCGGGAGCTGGTGCGCCGAGGCCCTCGCACGCACGGGGATCCGCGCCATCACCATCGTCGATTCCGATATCATCTGCCCTACGAACATTAACCGCCAGTCGCAGGCCACCGCGCTCAACCTGGGAAAATCCAAGGTAGAGGAGATGCGCGACCGTCTCCTCGCGATCAACCCGGACGCGAACATCACCGCGCGGCATATCGCCTACGGGGAGTCCACGAGCGGGGAATTCGACCTCGCCTCGTTCGATTACGTAATCGACGCGATCGACAGCCTCACGAACAAGATACTGCTCCTGGAGAACTGCCTCGCCGCGGGCGTAACCGTGTACTCGTCCATGGGCGCGGGGGCGCGCAGCGACGCCTCGAAGATCCGCACGGAGCTTATCACGAACACGAAGAACTGCCCGCTCGCCCGCAGGGTGCGTAAAATGCTCCGCGACCGCACACTCACCACCGACATCGTGTGCGTCTACAGCGACGAGCTCCCGGTCCCGCCCGCTGTGGAGACCATGTGCGGGAGCGGGGAATGCGCCTGCGTCCACGACCGCGCCAGCTTCTGCGAGACCAATGACGCGGGGGCCGTCGACTGGTGCGGGATGAAAAAGCAGGTGAACGGGGCACTGGTGCACATTACCGCCATCTTCGGGCTCATGCTCGCGGGGCTCGTGATAGCGGACGCGGGAAGAACGGAACAAAACGCCGTCTGCCCGACCAGGTCTCCGGATTAA
- a CDS encoding motility protein A, protein MKKGGPDSSTILGLALGFGGIFVGYLLEGGSPGGLVGFSALIIIVTGTLGALMTSFGIKEVLSIIPLFKDAMISSKGPTKETVVELVSFAEKARREGLLALEDDIEHLPDPFLQKGIRMVVDGVDPDIVRNTLENDVYLYEQRRKEEAAIFDTAGGFSPTMGIIGTVMGLVLVLANLGGDARALGHSIATAFIATLYGIGLANLFWLPVGNKLKLKMKKDILEMECIMTGLQSLQSGDNPALIKDRLVSYLEEGTKFDEIESSQT, encoded by the coding sequence ATGAAAAAGGGCGGTCCGGATAGTTCAACAATTCTCGGTTTGGCGCTCGGCTTCGGCGGAATTTTTGTCGGGTACCTCCTGGAGGGCGGTTCTCCGGGCGGCCTGGTGGGTTTCAGCGCCCTGATCATTATCGTTACCGGTACATTGGGCGCGCTCATGACCTCGTTCGGCATCAAGGAGGTTTTGAGCATCATTCCCCTGTTCAAGGACGCGATGATCTCCTCCAAGGGCCCCACGAAGGAAACCGTGGTCGAGCTTGTTTCCTTCGCGGAAAAGGCGCGCCGCGAGGGCCTGCTCGCGCTTGAAGACGATATCGAGCACCTCCCCGACCCGTTCTTGCAGAAGGGGATCCGCATGGTGGTGGACGGCGTGGACCCGGACATCGTTCGCAATACCCTGGAAAACGACGTCTACCTCTACGAACAGCGCCGCAAGGAGGAGGCCGCCATCTTCGACACGGCCGGCGGATTTTCCCCGACGATGGGTATTATCGGAACGGTTATGGGCCTCGTGCTCGTGCTCGCCAACCTTGGCGGGGACGCGCGCGCCCTGGGCCATTCCATCGCGACCGCGTTCATCGCGACGCTCTACGGTATCGGCCTCGCGAACCTCTTCTGGCTTCCCGTGGGCAACAAGCTCAAGCTGAAAATGAAAAAGGACATTCTCGAGATGGAATGCATCATGACCGGGCTCCAGTCGCTCCAGTCCGGCGACAACCCGGCGCTCATTAAGGACAGGCTGGTATCGTACCTCGAGGAAGGGACGAAGTTCGACGAAATCGAGTCTTCGCAGACATAG
- a CDS encoding flagellar motor protein MotB, whose product MAKKKREEAHENLERWLLTYADMITLLMLFFIVLYSMSNVDTEKYKKISQALQTIFQGGNMGIFEEGIVPGQGGILTGGRGILDSAGQLPSEKGKSQKKKIHISKIKGLLKQDVTTGRVSVVSNEIGIVVTLASDAYFESGSAELLPDAKATLKKIADLLLSFDNNVRIEGHTDDNPFKDLKTDYHTNWELSAARSLKVLGYIEASGVKKNRLSAIAYGSSRPKVPNETPEDRATNRRVEIVIVDN is encoded by the coding sequence ATGGCAAAGAAGAAAAGGGAAGAAGCCCACGAAAATCTGGAACGATGGCTGCTCACCTACGCGGACATGATCACGCTCCTGATGCTGTTCTTCATCGTGCTCTATTCAATGAGCAACGTCGACACGGAAAAATACAAAAAGATTTCCCAGGCCCTCCAGACCATCTTCCAGGGCGGCAACATGGGCATTTTTGAAGAAGGCATCGTCCCGGGACAGGGCGGTATCCTGACCGGGGGCCGCGGGATCCTGGACAGCGCCGGGCAGCTTCCCTCGGAAAAGGGCAAATCCCAGAAGAAGAAGATCCACATCAGCAAGATCAAGGGCCTGTTGAAGCAGGACGTGACGACGGGCCGGGTCAGCGTGGTTTCGAACGAGATCGGGATCGTGGTGACGCTCGCCTCCGATGCCTATTTCGAATCGGGCTCCGCGGAGCTTTTACCGGACGCGAAGGCGACCCTTAAAAAGATCGCGGACCTCCTCCTGAGCTTCGATAACAACGTCCGCATAGAGGGGCATACAGACGACAACCCCTTCAAGGACCTTAAAACCGATTACCATACCAACTGGGAGCTTTCGGCTGCGCGCTCGCTCAAGGTCCTGGGGTATATTGAAGCTTCGGGGGTCAAGAAGAACCGCCTCTCCGCGATCGCCTACGGCAGCAGCAGGCCCAAGGTGCCCAACGAGACCCCCGAGGACCGCGCCACGAACCGCAGGGTCGAGATAGTAATCGTCGACAATTAA
- a CDS encoding 2-hydroxy-3-keto-5-methylthiopentenyl-1-phosphate phosphatase, with protein sequence MDRIVFCDFDGTITAEETFVSMFYTFNPELFKKIGNDAAQGRITLREAVCMILESLESSTLPKIREFVRAKPLRPGFPEFLGFLEERDIPFVIISGGLRAMIEARLDGFLSRVHAVYAIDLDDSGEYLKPHSDYQGGTEMVAKSMIMEGYNARRPVAIGDGITDYAMALRAPVVFARDHLAQHMEKHGRPYIPWNDFFDIMARLREMWGE encoded by the coding sequence ATCGACCGTATCGTCTTTTGCGACTTCGACGGGACAATCACCGCCGAAGAAACCTTCGTCTCTATGTTCTACACGTTCAATCCCGAGCTGTTCAAGAAGATCGGCAACGATGCCGCCCAGGGAAGGATCACCCTGCGCGAGGCGGTATGCATGATCCTGGAATCCCTGGAATCGAGCACGCTGCCGAAAATCCGGGAGTTCGTGCGCGCGAAACCGCTGCGCCCGGGGTTCCCGGAATTCCTGGGCTTCCTGGAGGAGCGCGACATCCCCTTCGTCATAATCTCCGGGGGATTGCGCGCCATGATCGAGGCGCGCCTCGATGGCTTCCTTTCAAGGGTGCACGCGGTATACGCGATCGACCTGGACGATTCGGGCGAGTACTTGAAGCCGCATTCCGATTACCAGGGCGGGACCGAGATGGTTGCGAAATCCATGATCATGGAAGGCTACAACGCCCGGCGGCCCGTGGCGATCGGGGACGGCATCACGGATTACGCGATGGCGCTGCGCGCCCCCGTCGTATTCGCGCGGGACCACCTGGCGCAGCACATGGAAAAGCACGGAAGGCCCTATATCCCGTGGAACGATTTCTTCGACATCATGGCGCGGCTGCGCGAGATGTGGGGGGAATGA